The Glycine soja cultivar W05 chromosome 3, ASM419377v2, whole genome shotgun sequence genome window below encodes:
- the LOC114407874 gene encoding la-related protein 6B-like isoform X1 translates to MAQESLSETPDISPPSSTAQSLPDPSLSRNVSFSRLNAQAPEFVPTRVSPRGDFQQPRLVVPSPSPSPPPPPPPPPPASGMVHVYSPPPTSQFHVPIQGHVVPVQNHHHHLAHQHHVPAHYRSHHHPHQYYVSSDSAVQQPQVDPDHAPSKSKMSDEASQKILNQVEYYFSDLNLATTDHLMRFINKDPEGFVPISVVASFKKIKALIASHSQLATVLRNSSKLVVSEDGKKIKRQYPLTESDIEELQSRIVVAENLPEDHCHQNLMKVFSAVGSVKTIRTCPPQTSNSGASATSRLGKVDGMPLSNKLHAFVEYGSVELAERAVAELNDEGNWRSGLRIRLMLRRMSKPAQGRGKKGLDVEVGCDEDYTSVPEPQASEKQLEDASFPDTLLLEHAQGEEHGYDKESGQRKGRSRGRGKGRGRVHCHQNNRVGTPPSNNTIFTDQVIAKQPPGPRMPDGTRGFSMGRGKPVAVNIA, encoded by the exons ATGGCTCAGGAGTCACTCTCAGAAACCCCTGATATCTCGCCCCCTTCGTCTACTGCACAATCGCTGCCAGATCCATCTCTTTCAAGGAACGTTTCTTTTAGCCGGCTCAACGCACAGGCACCAGAATTTGTGCCCACTCGCGTCTCCCCACGGGGCGATTTTCAGCAACCTAGGCTCGTTGtaccttctccttctccttctcctcctcctcctcctcctcctcctcctcctgcgTCAGGTATGGTACACGTTTACTCACCGCCCCCAACTTCACAGTTCCATGTACCGATTCAAGGCCATGTCGTCCCGGTCCAGAATCACCACCACCATCTTGCCCATCAGCACCACGTTCCGGCTCACTACCGCTCTCATCATCACCCGCATCAGTATTATGTTAGCTCCGATTCTGCCGTGCAGCAGCCTCAAGTTGACCCAGATCATGCTCCTTCCAAAAGCAAGATGTCTGACGAAGCCAGTCAGAAAATTTTGAATCAG gTGGAGTATTATTTCAGTGATTTAAACTTAGCTACTACCGATCATTTGATGAGGTTCATCAACAAAGATCCAGAAGGTTTTg tgCCTATATCTGTTGTTGCATCTTTCAAGAAGATTAAGGCCCTCATAGCCAGTCACTCCCAACTTGCAACTGTTTTAAGGAACTCGTCAAAGCTC GTGGTCAGTGAAGACGGAAAGAAAATCAAACGCCAGTATCCCCTGACTGAGTCTGATATAGAAGAGCTACAA TCTCGCATTGTTGTAGCTGAAAACCTACCTGAGGATCACTGCCATCAGAATCTTATGAAGGTTTTCTCAGCAGTTGGGAG TGTGAAGACTATCCGTACCTGTCCACCTCAAACTTCCAATAGTGGGGCTTCTGCTACTTCAAGATTGGGAAAAGTTGATGGGATGCCTTTATCTAACAAG TTGCATGCATTTGTTGAATATGGATCTGTTGAGCTGGCTGAGAGAGCT GTTGCTGAGCTGAATGATGAGGGAAACTGGCGGAGTGGCCTCCGGATTCGCCTGATGCTTAGACGCATG tctAAACCTGCTCAAGGACGGGGAAAGAAGGGACTTGATGTTGAAGTTGGCTGTGATGAGGATTATACTTCTGTGCCTGAGCCACAGGCAAGTGAGAAACAATTAGAAGATGCTTCCTTTCCTGATACTTTGCTGCTTGAACATGCG CAGGGAGAAGAGCATGGTTATGACAAAGAGAGTGGGCAAAGGAAAGGTCGTAGCCGGGGCCGGGGTAAGGGACGTGGCCGAGTTCATTGTCATCAGAATAATCGTGTGGGAACACCCCCTTCAAATAATACAATTTTCACTGATCAAGTCATTGCCAAGCAACCCCCTGGGCCCCGAATGCCGGATGGTACAAGAGGATTTTCAATGGGTAGGGGGAAGCCGGTTGCTGTTAATATAGCGTAA
- the LOC114407873 gene encoding ankyrin repeat-containing protein At5g02620-like, producing the protein MVGDFQVTMEKQSSFRASTMEKQKSFRGFMEKQKSFRIVMEKQLSFMGSERKKNKESPGKRGDLPIHLAARAGNLSRVKEIIQNYSNNETKDLLAKQNLEGETPLYVASENGHALVVSEILNYLDLQTASIAARNGYDPFHIAAKQGHLEVLRELLHSFPNLAMTTDLSNSTALHTAATQGHIDVVKLLLESDSNLAKIARNNGKTVLHSAARMGHLEVVKALLNKDPSTGFRTDKKGQTALHMAVKGQNEEILLELVKPDPAVLSLEDNKGNTALHIATKKGRTQNVRCLLSMECININATNKAGETPLDVAEKFGSPELVSILRDAGAANSTDQRKPPNPSKQLKQTVSDIKHDVQSQLQQTRQTGMRVQKIAKKLKKLHISGLNNAINSATVVAVLIATVAFAAIFTVPGQYVEDKTHGFSLGQANIANNAAFLIFFVFDSLALFISLAVVVVQTSVVVIEQKAKKQLVFVINKLMWMACLFISIAFISLTYVVVGSHSRWLAIYATVIGSLIMLSTIGSMCYCVILHRMEETKLRAESRSFSMSHASDQEILNSEYKRMYAL; encoded by the exons ATGGTAGGAGATTTTCAAGTGACTATGGAGAAACAGAGCAGTTTTCGGGCATCTACAATGGAAAAACAGAAGAGTTTTCGTGGATTTATGGAAAAACAGAAAAGTTTTCGCATTGTTATGGAGAAGCAGCTCAGCTTCATGGGAAGTGAAAGGAAGAAGAACAAGGAATCACCTGGGAAACGTGGTGACTTACCAATTCATTTAGCAGCTCGGGCAGGGAACTTGAGTAGAGTGAAAGAGATAATTCAAAACTATTCTAATAATGAGACAAAAGATTTGTTGGCAAAGCAGAACCTAGAGGGGGAGACCCCTCTTTATGTCGCTTCAGAGAATGGGCATGCTTTGGTTGTTAGTGAGATACTTAACTACTTGGACCTGCAAACTGCTTCTATTGCAGCCAGAAATGGCTATGATCCATTCCATATTGCTGCAAAGCAGGGTCATCTTG AGGTGCTGAGAGAACTACTGCACTCCTTTCCCAACTTGGCCATGACCACAGATTTGTCCAACTCAACTGCTTTACACACAGCTGCAACTCAAGGTCATATTGATGTGGTTAAGCTCCTTCTGGAATCAGATTCTAACCTTGCTAAAATAGCCAGGAATAATGGTAAAACTGTCCTTCACTCTGCGGCTAGAATGGGGCATTTGGAAGTTGTGAAAGCCTTACTAAACAAGGATCCAAGCACTGGATTTAGGACTGATAAGAAAGGTCAAACTGCCCTACACATGGCTGTGAAAGggcaaaatgaagaaattttgcTGGAATTGGTAAAACCTGACCCAGCAGTTTTGAGTCTGGAAGATAATAAAGGAAATACAGCATTGCATATTGCCACAAAGAAGGGCCGTACTCAG AATGTTCGCTGCTTGTTATCAATGGAGTGTATCAACATCAATGCTACAAACAAGGCTGGAGAGACTCCTCTTGATGTTGCAGAAAAATTTGGAAGTCCAGAACTCGTCTCCATATTGAGGGATGCTGGGGCTGCCAATTCTACTGACCAAAGGAAACCTCCAAATCCATCAAAGCAACTCAAGCAGACTGTCAGTGACATAAAGCATGACGTACAATCCCAACTCCAACAGACACGTCAGACTGGCATGAGGGTCCAGAAAATTGCAAAGAAGCTGAAAAAGCTCCACATTAGTGGCCTGAACAATGCGATAAACTCTGCTACTGTTGTTGCCGTTCTTATTGCTACAGTTGCTTTTGCAGCCATCTTCACAGTCCCTGGTCAATACGTTGAAGACAAAACACATGGATTTTCACTTGGACAAGCAAATATAGCAAACAATGCAGCTTTcctaatattttttgtgtttgacAGCCTGGCATTGTTCATCTCTCTGGCAGTTGTGGTGGTTCAAACCTCTGTCGTTGTGATTGAGCAAAAGGCAAAGAAGCAGCTCGTTTTTGTCATTAACAAGCTCATGTGGATGGCTTGCCTTTTCATTTCCATTGCCTTCATTTCTCTTACATACGTGGTGGTGGGATCACACTCCAGATGGCTTGCAATATATGCTACTGTGATTGGAAGCTTGATAATGCTCTCTACAATTGGCTCCATGTGCTATTGTGTAATTTTGCATAGGATGGAGGAGACAAAATTGAGGGCCGAGAGTCGATCGTTCTCTATGTCTCATGCATCAGACCAAGAGATTTTAAACAGTGAATACAAGAGAATGTACGCACTGTAG
- the LOC114407874 gene encoding la-related protein 6B-like isoform X2: MAQESLSETPDISPPSSTAQSLPDPSLSRNVSFSRLNAQAPEFVPTRVSPRGDFQQPRLVVPSPSPSPPPPPPPPPPASGMVHVYSPPPTSQFHVPIQGHVVPVQNHHHHLAHQHHVPAHYRSHHHPHQYYVSSDSAVQQPQVDPDHAPSKSKMSDEASQKILNQVEYYFSDLNLATTDHLMRFINKDPEGFVPISVVASFKKIKALIASHSQLATVLRNSSKLVVSEDGKKIKRQYPLTESDIEELQSRIVVAENLPEDHCHQNLMKVFSAVGSVKTIRTCPPQTSNSGASATSRLGKVDGMPLSNKLHAFVEYGSVELAERAVAELNDEGNWRSGLRIRLMLRRMSKPAQGRGKKGLDVEVGCDEDYTSVPEPQASEKQLEDASFPDTLLLEHAGEEHGYDKESGQRKGRSRGRGKGRGRVHCHQNNRVGTPPSNNTIFTDQVIAKQPPGPRMPDGTRGFSMGRGKPVAVNIA; the protein is encoded by the exons ATGGCTCAGGAGTCACTCTCAGAAACCCCTGATATCTCGCCCCCTTCGTCTACTGCACAATCGCTGCCAGATCCATCTCTTTCAAGGAACGTTTCTTTTAGCCGGCTCAACGCACAGGCACCAGAATTTGTGCCCACTCGCGTCTCCCCACGGGGCGATTTTCAGCAACCTAGGCTCGTTGtaccttctccttctccttctcctcctcctcctcctcctcctcctcctcctgcgTCAGGTATGGTACACGTTTACTCACCGCCCCCAACTTCACAGTTCCATGTACCGATTCAAGGCCATGTCGTCCCGGTCCAGAATCACCACCACCATCTTGCCCATCAGCACCACGTTCCGGCTCACTACCGCTCTCATCATCACCCGCATCAGTATTATGTTAGCTCCGATTCTGCCGTGCAGCAGCCTCAAGTTGACCCAGATCATGCTCCTTCCAAAAGCAAGATGTCTGACGAAGCCAGTCAGAAAATTTTGAATCAG gTGGAGTATTATTTCAGTGATTTAAACTTAGCTACTACCGATCATTTGATGAGGTTCATCAACAAAGATCCAGAAGGTTTTg tgCCTATATCTGTTGTTGCATCTTTCAAGAAGATTAAGGCCCTCATAGCCAGTCACTCCCAACTTGCAACTGTTTTAAGGAACTCGTCAAAGCTC GTGGTCAGTGAAGACGGAAAGAAAATCAAACGCCAGTATCCCCTGACTGAGTCTGATATAGAAGAGCTACAA TCTCGCATTGTTGTAGCTGAAAACCTACCTGAGGATCACTGCCATCAGAATCTTATGAAGGTTTTCTCAGCAGTTGGGAG TGTGAAGACTATCCGTACCTGTCCACCTCAAACTTCCAATAGTGGGGCTTCTGCTACTTCAAGATTGGGAAAAGTTGATGGGATGCCTTTATCTAACAAG TTGCATGCATTTGTTGAATATGGATCTGTTGAGCTGGCTGAGAGAGCT GTTGCTGAGCTGAATGATGAGGGAAACTGGCGGAGTGGCCTCCGGATTCGCCTGATGCTTAGACGCATG tctAAACCTGCTCAAGGACGGGGAAAGAAGGGACTTGATGTTGAAGTTGGCTGTGATGAGGATTATACTTCTGTGCCTGAGCCACAGGCAAGTGAGAAACAATTAGAAGATGCTTCCTTTCCTGATACTTTGCTGCTTGAACATGCG GGAGAAGAGCATGGTTATGACAAAGAGAGTGGGCAAAGGAAAGGTCGTAGCCGGGGCCGGGGTAAGGGACGTGGCCGAGTTCATTGTCATCAGAATAATCGTGTGGGAACACCCCCTTCAAATAATACAATTTTCACTGATCAAGTCATTGCCAAGCAACCCCCTGGGCCCCGAATGCCGGATGGTACAAGAGGATTTTCAATGGGTAGGGGGAAGCCGGTTGCTGTTAATATAGCGTAA